A genomic segment from Glycine max cultivar Williams 82 chromosome 1, Glycine_max_v4.0, whole genome shotgun sequence encodes:
- the LOC100816906 gene encoding probable inactive shikimate kinase like 2, chloroplastic, producing MATVPARLCYLSTNPTTRNLNFSVLKPNVLSLRSFSLPQKHYLRLRPCKCSSTAPVSTTTYEFSDGSSEVELRLNIGGLDVRSSRDILVDTNDTSLAIRVLRPGSPITLIETNPLFDRVKSSETIWYIDDDQLVVNFKKQDPDLKWPDIMESWESLTAGSPQLLQGTSIYLVGDSTEINQKVAQELATGLGYTPLSTKELLELYTKQTVDSWLLAEGSDSVAEAESAVLESISSHARAVVATLGGQHSAAGRAGKWQHLYAGFTVWLSKTEALDEDSARLETHKNVKDGIISYTNADVVVKLQGWDPAYAKSVAQACLSALKQLIQSDKKLPGKKSLYIRLGCRGDWPNIKPPGWDPSSEGNTTLGTQL from the exons ATGGCAACTGTTCCTGCTCGTCTCTGTTATCTCTCCACAAACCCCACAACCAGAAACCTCAACTTCTCAGTTTTAAAACCAAATGTGTTGTCACTGCGTTCATTCTCTCTTCCTCAAAAACACTATCTTCGTCTCCGTCCCTGCAAGTGTTCCTCCACCGCCCCCGTGTCCACCACCACCTACGAG TTTTCTGATGGTTCTTCGGAGGTGGAGTTAAGATTAAACATAGGAGGTTTGGATGTCCGAAGCTCCAGAGATATATTGGTTGATACAAATGATACCTCTTTAGCTATCAGAGTGTTGCGGCCAGGATCTCCCATCACACTCATAGAAACTAATCCTCTTTTTGATAGGGTTAAATCCTCCGAAACAATATG GTATATAGATGATGATCAACTTGTTGTGAACTTCAAGAAACAGGACCCAGATTTGAAATGGCCTGACATCATGGAGTCCTGGGAATCACTTACTGCAGGATCTCCACAACTTTTACAAGGGACATCCATCTATCTTGTTGGTGATTCAACCGAAATCAATCAAAAAGTGGCTCAAGAGCTAGCAACTGGTCTTGG GTACACTCCACTGAGCACGAAAGAGTTACTGGAATTATATACTAAGCAGACTGTGGATTCAT GGCTGCTCGCTGAAGGCTCTGACTCAGTAGCAGAAGCAGAAAGTGCTGTACTTGAAAGCATAAGTAG TCATGCTAGGGCTGTAGTTGCAACATTAGGAGGGCAACACAGTGCTGCTGGAAGAGCTGGTAAATGGCAACATCTTTATGCAGGATTTACTGTCTGGTTGTCAAAGACTGAAGCACTAG ATGAAGATTCTGCAAGGCTGGAGACCCATAAAAACGTCAAAGATGGCATAATTTCATACACAAATGCAGATGTAGTTGTTAAGCTACAGGGCTGGGATCCTGCTTATGCCAAAAGTGTGGCACAAGCATGTTTAAGTGCCCTAAAACAGTTAATCCAGTCAGACAAGAAACTTCCAG GTAAAAAAAGCCTCTACATAAGATTGGGATGTCGGGGTGATTGGCCAAACATCAAACCCCCTGGTTGGGATCCATCAAGTGAAGGTAACACAACTCTTGGTACACAGTTATGA